The following DNA comes from Phytohabitans rumicis.
AGCGGCTATGGCGAAGGCAACGAGGATCCTGGCCGGCGTCGCCGTTGCCGCGCTGGCGGCGGCAGGTGTGGCCGCGGTCGTCCGCTACCGTCAGGGCCAGCAGCCCGCTCCGGATGAGCGTGACCACCTTGACGAACTGGACGTCCGGCTCCAGGCGGCGGACGCCAGTCGGGTCATCGCAAACCTACAGCGCAATCAGGGCATATCAGTGACACGGCTGCGGCGATGGATTGCCGGCCTGCGGCGCGGGACACTCAGCCCCGAGGAGGCGACCGTGGCCGAAAGCGACTTCGACGCCCTGGAGCGAGAGGCAGATCAAGGCCAGATCTAAGCGGCTAGGTCCTGGCCGTTTCGAACGCGGCCGGGTCGATGTGGAGCATTCTGAGCAGGGAACCGTTCCGGTGCGTATCGACGACCGGGGGAAGTTCCCGATCGACCCAGTCGGCCCGCTCGTGCAGCCCTCTGGACCGCAGCACCGCGATAATCTGAGCCTTTTCGATGTGCATTGCTGTGGTTACCGCCTTCGTCGCAGGAACGCCTGTGCGGTGGTGCGTGTGATGGCGGATCCTTCCGCCCGTCGCCGGTATCACCAGTCGGAACCGGCGGCGGGCCTGTTGGGGTGCGGAGGTCCTTTGGGGCGCCGGTCAGTGGGGCTGGCGGCGGGACAGCCGACGCAGGGCGGCGACACAGATCCCGAACCAGGCGGTCCCGGAGCGGGTGCGTGGCACCCGGTGGCCGGCTGACCTGGCAGGTGGGTCGCCCCGTACCGGCGGCGCCGCTGTGGCGGTCGGCTCGCCGGTCGCGTTTCGAACGCGGCGTAGGTCGTTGGCCATGACATCCCCTCACGGGGGGTGGGCCGGTGTGGCGGGCACCTCAAGGTGGATGTCGTCGGTCCCGGGATGGCCTCATCGTACACCCGTTCGGCGGGACAAGCGACGCAACGGCCGCCCAGCCTCATCCACGGGGTTCGGCCGCATCGACCGGATGGATCTCAAAAGGCGCCCGGAGTCGCGTCATCGCGGCCTCGCTGTCGTCGGGCACGGCCCGCCCCTGCTCGGACTTCTCGACGTCCGGCACCGGCAGAAAGAGCCCTCCGTACGACACGGCCGCCGAGGCGTCCGAGTCGGTTGTTGTCTCATGGGTCACTTAAAGCTCCAATGCAGGCGAAGGAGGGCTGCCCGCTCGCGAACGCGAGCCGGCGACTGAGGCGTCGCCGCGTACCCTGAGGACAACCGTACGCGCAGACGTACCCGCTGGCTTGAGGCAGGGCCCACACCGGGTGCCGCGAGCACGACGTAGTTCCATGGTGGACGGATGAGCGAACTGAGGGTGGCCCTGCTCGGACCGGTGGCGTGGCGTACGCCGCCGCGCCACTACGGGCCGTGGGAGCAGGTGACGGGCCTGCTCGCCGAGGGCCTGGTCGCCAGCGGCGTCGACGTGACCCTGTTCGCCACGCTGGACTCGGTGACGTCGGCCCGCCTGGATGGCGTGTGTCCGCGGGGTTACGCGGATGAACCCGGCATGGACGGGCGGGTGTGGGAGGCGATGCATGTCGCCCACGCGCTGGCCCGGTCCGCGGAGTTCGACCTGGTGCACAATCACCTGGACTGGCTGCCGTTGGCGTTCGCCGGGCTTTGCCGCGCCCCGATGCTCACCACGGTTCACGGTTTCTCCGGTGCCGGCATCATGCCCGCGTACGCCTCGGCGGGCTCGGCCTATGTGTCCATCTCGGACGCTGACCGCGCGGACGGGTTGGACTATGTCGCGACGGTGTACCACGGTGTTGACCTCGATGGGCTACCATTCGCGCCCGATGGAGGGCCGGGGCTCGTCGCCTTCGGCCGGATACACCCGGACAAGGGCACGCACGCGGCGATCGACATCGCGCGGGCGGCGGGCCGGCCGCTGACCATCTGCGGAATCGTCCAGGACGAACGGTATTTCACCGAACAGGTGGCCCCACACATCGACGGCGACCGGGTCACCTTCCTCGGTTCGGTCGGACCGCGGCGCCGCGGCGAGATTCTCGGTGCCAGCGCGGCCCTGCTGCACCCGATCGCCTTCGACGAGCCGTTCGGCCTGTCCGTGGTCGAGTCGATGGCGTGCGGCACGCCGGTGGTGGCGTACCGGCGCGGGTCGATGACCGAGGTCGTCGACGAGGGGTGACCGGTTTCCTGGTGGACACCGTCGAGCAGGCGGTCGCGGCGGTCGCTCGGGTCGCCATGATCGACCGGGCGGGTTGCCGGACCCGGGCCCGCCAGCGCTTCGACGCCGCCCGGATGGTGACCGACTACCTTCGCATCTACCGCGATCTCATCCGCTGACGGACCGGGCTGATAGTGTCGCAAAAGCCGAGGATCCTCCGAGGATCCGGCGTAGGTTCGCGGCAGGGCCAGATACCGCAGAGGCGGCGGCCGCCCCGTACCCGCTCCGCTTGCCACACACGCTGGCCGGTGGGCGCCCTTCCACGCGTGAGGCTAGCTGCCCTCCAAATGGTGGCGGCCGATGACCGGAAGGCACGACATGGCCGGCACCTACGGTTTCCTCAGTACCCATCCACCGACCCAGTGTGGACTGGCCACTTTCAACTCCTCCCTGGCGGCTCACCTCACGGCGGGCGGCACGACCGGCGGCGTCGTACGCGTCACGGACGGCGGTGACGACGACCGATCGGCCCCCACCGGGCGGCTTGAACCCGGCGGCCTCGACGTCGTACACACCTGGTCGGCGCGGAGCGAGGGCGGCTGGTGGGACGCGGCCGCGGCGCTCAACAGTTTCGACGTAGCCATCGTCCAACACGAATACGGCATCTATCCCGGACCCGACGGTGCGGATGTCCTGCCGCTGCTGCGCCAGCTCACCGTGCCCAGCATCGTGGTCCTGCACACCGTGCTCGCCCAGCCCACCGCCCCGCAGAAGGCGTTGCTGGAGCAGATCGTGGCCGCCGCCAGCGCGGTCGTCACCATGACCGGCACGGCCCGCGACAGGCTGCTCGTCGGCTACGCCGTCGATGCCGCCAAGGTCTCCGTGATCCCCCACGGCACGGCGGACCACGCCGCGGCACCCACCGAACCACACCAGCGTCCGCACCTGCTCACCTGGGGGTTGCTCGGCCCGGGCAAGGGCGTCGAATGGGCGCTGCGCGCCCTGGCCCGACTGCGGGACCTCAACCCGGCACCCAGCTACACCATCGCCGGCAAGACCCATCCCAAGGTGCTCGAACACCATGGGGAGGCGTACCGCGAGGGCCTGCACCGGCTCGGTGCGCTGCTGGGCATCTCGAACGCGGTCAGCTACCAGCCGGTCTATCGCGACGAGACCTCCTTGGGGCGGCTGATCCGTTCCGCCGATGTCGTCGTGCTGCCGTACGACTCGCGTGAGCAGGTCACCTCCGGCGTCCTCGTCGAAGCGGTAGCCGCCGGCATCCCCGTCGTCACCACGCCGTTCCCCCATGCCGTGGAACTGCTCACCGACGGCCCCGGCCTGCTCGTCCCACACCGGGATCCGGCGGCGCTGGCCACCGCCATCCGGCGGATCCTGACCGAGCCCGGCCTGGCCGCGAGCCTCGCCGGCCGTACCCGCGAACTGGCCCCGGCCCTGATGTGGCCCGCGGTGGCCGCGCGCTACGGCGCGCTCGCCGACCGGGTCGTCGCCGCCGGCCCACACGCCGTCGCGGCACCGGCATGACCGCTCCCAGCCTCGCCGAACCCGGCCGCACCGTCGTGCCGGCCCCCGGCTTCGCGCACCTGACGCGGCTGACCGACGACACCGGCCTGTTCGAGCACGCGCGACACGCCATCGCACGCCGCCGGCACGGCTACTGCACCGACGACGTCGCCCGCGGACTCGTCGTCACCAGTCGCGAGCCCGATCCGCCCGCATCGGTGCTGAGGCTCGCGGAGTGCTACCTGACCTTCCTCACCCACGCCCAGGACGACAGCGGCGCCTTCCACAACCGGCTGGCCCACGACCGGCGCTGGACGGACGAGCCCGGCCTCGGGGACTGGTGGGGGCGGGCGCTGTGGGGCCTGGGCACCGCCGCGGCGCGCAGCCCCGCCGGCTGGATCCGCGAGGAGGCCCGCGTCGCGTTCACCCTCGGCGCGTGCCGGCGGTCGCCCGCGCCGCGGGCCATGGCGTTCGCCGGGCTCGGCGCCGCCGAGGTGCTCCGCGCCGACCCGGACAACGCCGCCGCGGCGGCCCTGCTGGCCGACGCCGCGACCGCCATCGGTACCCCCGGACACA
Coding sequences within:
- a CDS encoding glycosyltransferase family 4 protein; the protein is MSELRVALLGPVAWRTPPRHYGPWEQVTGLLAEGLVASGVDVTLFATLDSVTSARLDGVCPRGYADEPGMDGRVWEAMHVAHALARSAEFDLVHNHLDWLPLAFAGLCRAPMLTTVHGFSGAGIMPAYASAGSAYVSISDADRADGLDYVATVYHGVDLDGLPFAPDGGPGLVAFGRIHPDKGTHAAIDIARAAGRPLTICGIVQDERYFTEQVAPHIDGDRVTFLGSVGPRRRGEILGASAALLHPIAFDEPFGLSVVESMACGTPVVAYRRGSMTEVVDEG
- a CDS encoding glycosyltransferase, with protein sequence MAGTYGFLSTHPPTQCGLATFNSSLAAHLTAGGTTGGVVRVTDGGDDDRSAPTGRLEPGGLDVVHTWSARSEGGWWDAAAALNSFDVAIVQHEYGIYPGPDGADVLPLLRQLTVPSIVVLHTVLAQPTAPQKALLEQIVAAASAVVTMTGTARDRLLVGYAVDAAKVSVIPHGTADHAAAPTEPHQRPHLLTWGLLGPGKGVEWALRALARLRDLNPAPSYTIAGKTHPKVLEHHGEAYREGLHRLGALLGISNAVSYQPVYRDETSLGRLIRSADVVVLPYDSREQVTSGVLVEAVAAGIPVVTTPFPHAVELLTDGPGLLVPHRDPAALATAIRRILTEPGLAASLAGRTRELAPALMWPAVAARYGALADRVVAAGPHAVAAPA
- a CDS encoding glycosyltransferase, producing the protein MTAPSLAEPGRTVVPAPGFAHLTRLTDDTGLFEHARHAIARRRHGYCTDDVARGLVVTSREPDPPASVLRLAECYLTFLTHAQDDSGAFHNRLAHDRRWTDEPGLGDWWGRALWGLGTAAARSPAGWIREEARVAFTLGACRRSPAPRAMAFAGLGAAEVLRADPDNAAAAALLADAATAIGTPGHSPDWPWPEQHLAYANAALAEVVIAAGQLGDDGPLLASGLKMLAWLRDVQLADGRLSVIASGGWRRHEPRPRYDQQPIEVAALADACATAAAVTGDPAWHTGVRQAIGWFLGDNDFGTAMWDPTTGGAYDGLTPHGPNLNQGAESTLALISTLQHARWLA